A single genomic interval of Microbacterium sp. BLY harbors:
- a CDS encoding helix-turn-helix domain-containing protein produces MTPRPPHAHRFLAPAQVAELLDIGVDEVIALVHAGQLRGAPLGTPARWRIEEPSIEEYLDAQVEEARRMALWRQSQAASFPELWGSATQIV; encoded by the coding sequence ATGACACCCCGGCCCCCGCACGCCCATCGCTTCCTCGCCCCGGCGCAGGTCGCCGAGCTGCTCGACATCGGCGTGGACGAGGTGATCGCCCTCGTCCACGCCGGACAGCTTCGCGGCGCACCCCTGGGGACTCCCGCACGCTGGCGCATCGAGGAGCCGAGTATCGAGGAGTATCTGGACGCGCAGGTCGAGGAGGCGCGGCGCATGGCTCTCTGGCGCCAGTCGCAGGCCGCGAGCTTCCCCGAACTGTGGGGGTCGGCGACTCAGATCGTGTGA
- a CDS encoding Rv3235 family protein yields MMLAEYFAPQPTPADQLPDPAPLLRSLTRGVLEAIAGVREVDQLARWFSEEAYRSVVTRANLAARARSARGVAPARPTFVIRTLRVTHPRDGIVEAVVVVAGPGRTRAVAVRLEGLDRRWRATSLAIL; encoded by the coding sequence ATGATGCTGGCCGAGTACTTCGCACCGCAACCCACCCCCGCCGATCAGCTGCCTGATCCCGCGCCGTTGCTGCGAAGTCTCACCCGCGGTGTGCTGGAAGCCATCGCCGGGGTGCGCGAGGTCGACCAGCTCGCCCGCTGGTTCAGCGAGGAGGCCTACCGGAGCGTCGTCACCCGGGCCAACCTCGCCGCACGGGCACGCAGCGCGCGCGGCGTGGCCCCGGCTCGGCCGACGTTCGTGATCCGGACCCTGCGGGTGACCCATCCCCGGGACGGGATCGTCGAGGCGGTCGTGGTGGTGGCCGGTCCGGGACGGACCCGCGCCGTCGCCGTGCGCCTGGAGGGGCTGGACCGTCGATGGCGCGCGACGTCGCTCGCGATTCTCTGA
- a CDS encoding sensor histidine kinase: MSTLSDLAQAQGLLTDDDVEWLHRLAGDGQLLADLASADIVLWIETKDGSFIAVAHARPSGAATLFYRDIVGERVRPQWRTQVQGAFESAEIVDSSSPDWFEETPTRVRAVPIVIERRGEDKAPRVIGVVTRHTNLGEVRTPSRQQITFDECANDLFRMIADGSFPDPAAPTSPRRGAPRASDGLIRIDVDGVTTFASPNALSAFNRMGFDDELEGESLAEVTTRLVPPSRQVDESLPVVVTGRAPWRTDIEARGVTVSLRAIPLKDHGTRIGAIVLCRDVSELRHQEQELITKDATIREIHHRVKNNLQTVASLLRIQARRTHSDEARDALTQAMRRVDAIAVVHDTLAQGLTQKVDFDEVFDRVLKLVAEVASAPNTRARTQSTGRFGVLPSEYATPLALALTEVVTNAVEHGLAGQEGVVTIDAKRTEDNLRVTVRDTGHGLPEGRVGQGLGTQIIRTLIQGELGGTIDWRGSEGEGTEVVIDIPLRWLER; encoded by the coding sequence GTGTCAACCCTCAGTGATCTCGCCCAGGCCCAGGGCCTTCTGACCGACGACGATGTGGAGTGGCTGCACCGGCTCGCCGGTGACGGACAGTTGCTCGCCGACCTCGCCTCCGCCGACATCGTCCTGTGGATCGAGACGAAGGACGGCTCTTTCATCGCGGTCGCGCACGCGCGGCCGAGCGGTGCGGCGACGCTGTTCTACCGGGACATCGTCGGGGAGCGCGTACGGCCGCAGTGGCGCACCCAGGTACAGGGCGCCTTCGAGTCGGCCGAGATCGTCGACTCCTCCTCGCCGGACTGGTTCGAGGAGACGCCCACCCGCGTGCGCGCGGTGCCGATCGTGATCGAACGTCGGGGTGAGGACAAGGCCCCCCGTGTGATCGGCGTCGTGACGCGGCACACGAACCTCGGAGAGGTGCGCACGCCCTCCCGTCAGCAGATCACCTTCGACGAATGCGCGAACGATCTGTTCCGCATGATCGCCGACGGCAGCTTCCCCGACCCCGCCGCACCGACGTCGCCGCGTCGTGGCGCGCCCCGGGCCTCGGACGGTCTGATCCGGATCGACGTGGACGGCGTCACGACGTTCGCCAGTCCCAACGCCCTCTCCGCCTTCAACCGCATGGGCTTCGACGACGAGCTGGAGGGGGAGTCCCTCGCCGAGGTGACGACCCGGCTCGTGCCGCCGTCCCGTCAGGTCGACGAATCCCTGCCCGTCGTGGTGACCGGTCGGGCGCCCTGGCGCACCGACATCGAGGCGCGGGGCGTGACGGTCTCGCTCCGGGCGATCCCGCTGAAGGACCACGGCACGCGCATCGGTGCGATCGTGCTGTGCCGCGATGTCTCGGAGCTGCGTCACCAGGAGCAGGAGCTCATCACCAAGGACGCGACGATCCGCGAGATCCATCACCGGGTCAAGAACAACCTGCAGACCGTGGCGTCCCTGCTGCGGATCCAGGCGCGGCGGACGCACTCCGACGAAGCGCGCGACGCTCTCACCCAGGCCATGCGACGGGTCGACGCGATCGCGGTCGTCCACGACACCCTCGCGCAGGGGCTCACGCAGAAGGTCGACTTCGATGAGGTGTTCGACCGCGTGCTGAAGCTCGTCGCGGAGGTCGCGTCGGCGCCGAACACGCGCGCTCGCACGCAGTCGACCGGCCGGTTCGGCGTGCTCCCCAGCGAGTACGCGACCCCGTTGGCGCTCGCGCTGACCGAGGTCGTGACGAACGCCGTCGAGCACGGGCTCGCGGGGCAGGAGGGCGTCGTCACCATCGATGCGAAGCGCACCGAGGACAACCTGCGGGTGACGGTGCGCGACACCGGTCACGGGCTTCCGGAGGGACGCGTGGGTCAGGGGCTGGGCACCCAGATCATCCGCACGCTGATCCAGGGCGAGCTCGGCGGCACGATCGACTGGCGGGGGAGCGAAGGCGAGGGCACCGAGGTGGTCATCGACATCCCGCTGCGCTGGCTCGAGCGCTGA
- a CDS encoding WhiB family transcriptional regulator, translating into MDWRDKAACLTVDPELFFPVGNTGPAVDQIEKAKTVCATCTVTEICLQYALETSQDSGVWGGLSEDERRALKRRAARARRAS; encoded by the coding sequence ATGGACTGGCGTGACAAGGCCGCCTGCCTGACCGTCGACCCCGAACTGTTCTTCCCCGTCGGGAACACCGGCCCGGCCGTCGATCAGATCGAGAAGGCGAAGACGGTCTGCGCGACGTGCACGGTCACCGAGATCTGCCTGCAGTACGCCCTCGAGACCAGCCAGGACTCGGGAGTCTGGGGTGGCCTCTCCGAGGACGAGCGCCGCGCGCTCAAGCGCCGCGCCGCTCGCGCACGCCGCGCCTCCTGA
- the bcp gene encoding thioredoxin-dependent thiol peroxidase has translation MTERLETGTAAPDFSLLDQDGNTVRLADLRGTKTVLYFYPAAMTPGCTTEACDFRDSISSLQGAGYQVVGVSRDEPAKLAAFRDRDGLTFPLLSDPDHAVHEAYGAWGEKMNYGKVVEGVIRSTFVLDEDGIITTAQYNVKATGHVARLRKQLGIDA, from the coding sequence GTGACAGAACGCCTGGAAACCGGAACCGCCGCGCCCGACTTCTCCCTCCTCGACCAGGACGGCAACACCGTCCGGCTGGCCGATCTCCGCGGCACCAAGACCGTGCTGTACTTCTACCCGGCGGCGATGACCCCCGGGTGCACCACGGAGGCCTGCGACTTCCGCGACAGCATCTCGTCGCTCCAGGGCGCCGGGTACCAGGTCGTCGGCGTCTCGAGGGACGAGCCCGCGAAGCTCGCCGCCTTCCGCGACCGCGACGGTCTCACGTTCCCGCTTCTCAGCGACCCCGACCACGCGGTCCACGAGGCGTACGGCGCCTGGGGCGAGAAGATGAACTACGGCAAGGTCGTCGAGGGTGTCATCCGCTCCACGTTCGTCCTCGACGAGGACGGGATCATCACGACCGCGCAGTACAACGTGAAGGCGACGGGGCACGTCGCCCGGCTGCGCAAGCAGCTCGGCATCGACGCCTGA